Proteins encoded by one window of Juglans regia cultivar Chandler chromosome 15, Walnut 2.0, whole genome shotgun sequence:
- the LOC109010256 gene encoding probable choline kinase 1 isoform X1 yields MGITTRDFVEDRLPEELKKVLLSVAANWGDVMDDLEALEVIKLNGAMTNEVYQINWPAKNGAVGRKVLVRVYGEGVEVFFNRDDEIRTFECISKQGKGPRLLGRFPDGRVEEFIHARTLSAADLRDPEISALIAAKMREFHNLAVPGPKNLIIWDRLRNWLCVAKSLCSSHDTQDFCLDTLGMEISMLDKELSQDYQEVGFCHNDLQYGNIMMDEETRSLTLIDYEYASYNPIAYDIANHFCEMAANYHSQTPHVLDYSQYPDLEERQRFVRIYLSSAGNQPSDAKVEQFVQDVEKYTLANHLFWGLWGIISAYVNKINFDYKEYARQRFGQYWLRKPALLGSSGKPQEDI; encoded by the exons ATGGGCATAACGACAAGGGATTTTGTCGAAGATCGTCTCCCAGAGGAACTAAAGAAAGTACTTCTGTCGGTGGCTGCAAACTGGGGGGATGTGATGGATGATTTGGAGGCGTTGGAGGTGATAAAATTGAACGGTGCAATGACAAATGAGGTTTACCAGATAAACTGGCCTGCAAAGAATGGTGCGGTTGGGAGAAAGGTCTTGGTTCGTGTCTATGGCGAAGGTGTGGAGGTTTTCTTCAACAGGGACGATGAGATTAGGACGTTTGAGTGCATTTCGAAGCAGGGGAAGGGGCCTCGCCTTCTCGGCCGGTTTCCGGATGGGCGGGTTGAGGAATTCATTCATGCCAGG ACGCTATCAGCGGCTGACCTACGAGACCCTGAGATTTCTGCTCTCATAGCTGCTAAGATGAGAGAGTTCCACAATCTTGCTGTGCCTGGTCCAAAGAATTTAATCATTTGGGACAGACTGAG AAACTGGCTTTGTGTGGCCAAAAGTTTGTGTTCCTCCCATGACACACAAGACTTTTGCTTGGATACTCTTGGGATGGAAATTAGTATGCTAGATAAAGAGTTGTCACAGGATTATCAAGAGGTTGGATTTTGTCACAATGACCTGCAATATGGTAATATAATGATGGATGAAGAGACAAGATCACTCACTCTCATT GATTATGAGTATGCAAGTTACAACCCTATTGCTTATGACATAGCAAATCATTTCTGTGAAATGGCAGCAAATTACCATTCTCAGACACCTCATGTTTTAGACTATAGTCAATATCCAG ATCTGGAGGAGCGCCAAAGATTTGTCCGTATATATCTGAGTTCTGCAG GCAACCAACCCAGTGACGCAAAAGTGGAGCAGTTCGTCCAGGATGTGGAGAAATACACTCTTGCAAATCATCTCTTTTGGGGCTTATGGGGAATTATATCA GCTTACGTGAACAAGATTAATTTCGATTACAAGGAGTATGCAAGGCAGAGATTTGGTCAGTACTGGCTGAGGAAACCAGCATTGTTGGGTTCTTCAGGCAAGCCTCAGGAGGACATTTAG
- the LOC109010256 gene encoding probable choline kinase 1 isoform X2 — translation MGITTRDFVEDRLPEELKKVLLSVAANWGDVMDDLEALEVIKLNGAMTNEVYQINWPAKNGAVGRKVLVRVYGEGVEVFFNRDDEIRTFECISKQGKGPRLLGRFPDGRVEEFIHARTLSAADLRDPEISALIAAKMREFHNLAVPGPKNLIIWDRLRNWLCVAKSLCSSHDTQDFCLDTLGMEISMLDKELSQDYQEVGFCHNDLQYGNIMMDEETRSLTLIDYEYASYNPIAYDIANHFCEMAANYHSQTPHVLDYSQYPDLEERQRFVRIYLSSAGRAPIAV, via the exons ATGGGCATAACGACAAGGGATTTTGTCGAAGATCGTCTCCCAGAGGAACTAAAGAAAGTACTTCTGTCGGTGGCTGCAAACTGGGGGGATGTGATGGATGATTTGGAGGCGTTGGAGGTGATAAAATTGAACGGTGCAATGACAAATGAGGTTTACCAGATAAACTGGCCTGCAAAGAATGGTGCGGTTGGGAGAAAGGTCTTGGTTCGTGTCTATGGCGAAGGTGTGGAGGTTTTCTTCAACAGGGACGATGAGATTAGGACGTTTGAGTGCATTTCGAAGCAGGGGAAGGGGCCTCGCCTTCTCGGCCGGTTTCCGGATGGGCGGGTTGAGGAATTCATTCATGCCAGG ACGCTATCAGCGGCTGACCTACGAGACCCTGAGATTTCTGCTCTCATAGCTGCTAAGATGAGAGAGTTCCACAATCTTGCTGTGCCTGGTCCAAAGAATTTAATCATTTGGGACAGACTGAG AAACTGGCTTTGTGTGGCCAAAAGTTTGTGTTCCTCCCATGACACACAAGACTTTTGCTTGGATACTCTTGGGATGGAAATTAGTATGCTAGATAAAGAGTTGTCACAGGATTATCAAGAGGTTGGATTTTGTCACAATGACCTGCAATATGGTAATATAATGATGGATGAAGAGACAAGATCACTCACTCTCATT GATTATGAGTATGCAAGTTACAACCCTATTGCTTATGACATAGCAAATCATTTCTGTGAAATGGCAGCAAATTACCATTCTCAGACACCTCATGTTTTAGACTATAGTCAATATCCAG ATCTGGAGGAGCGCCAAAGATTTGTCCGTATATATCTGAGTTCTGCAG GTAGAGCACCTATAGCTGTTTGA
- the LOC109010255 gene encoding type IV inositol polyphosphate 5-phosphatase 3-like isoform X1: MKQRSKHQTELFWPRVVMRKWLNISSKDSDFSADEDDCDIDSGSDSEGEGFRQQERESRLRGNKGDDPQDGLPRSRRRNSETFRAQYIDNEELRICVVTWNVGGKLPPEDLDIDDWLHVNEPADMYVMGLQEIVPLNAGNIFGAEDNRPVPRWENIIRETLNRIRPKATTIKSFSDPPSPSKFRPSDDIPDIEEEMLLESDSDVGEEVHPLNEEPNDFDGGKDRPITDQQNKCLSFGVSDCPGSVKLGLPGEELQRQFSSPKRLDRLNCLRTEQSEDHVETSVSQNSGKLTRMLSGCERIGLSWPEPPLNLLSQCVLERPNSFRSIRSFRASQSFRTYGSFKSTKNEVPSQMALLAEIDLESLLKRKRRSSYVRIVSKQMVGIFLTIWVRRSLRRHIQNLKVSTVGVGVMGYIGNKSFRFQDSSSIFQGSISVSMSIHQTLFCFICTHLTSGEKEGDELKRNADVREIHRRTHFHSISDIRLPRTINDHERIIWLGDLNYRINLSYEKTREFISKKEWSKLVEKDQLVRELKKGRAFDGWSEGTLNFPPTYKYEINSENYYGEDPKAGRRTPAWCDRILSYGKGMRLLSYRRTELKLSDHRPVTATYMADVEVFSHRKLQKALTLTDAETESEDVIANMGIDVGMSCLRFGEDIPDRDR, encoded by the exons ATGAAGCAACGTTCAAAGCACCAAACAGAG CTCTTCTGGCCCAGAGTGGTGATGCGCAAATGGCTCAACATCAGCTCCAAGGACTCCGATTTTAGCGCTGACGAGGACGACTGTGACATCGATTCCGGTTCGGATTCCGAGGGTGAAG GATTTCGTCAACAGGAAAGAGAATCTCGATTGAGGGGCAACAAAGGGGATGATCCTCAAG ATGGTCTTCCAAGGTCAAGAAGAAGAAACTCAGAGACTTTTAGAGCACAGTATATAGACAACGAGGAACTCAG AATATGTGTCGTGACCTGGAATGTTGGAGGGAAGCTTCCACCTGAGGACCTAGATATTGATGATTGGCTACATGTCAACGAGCCAGCTGATATGTATGTGATGGG TCTTCAGGAGATTGTGCCATTAAATGCTGGGAATATTTTTGGTGCTGAAGATAATCGTCCAGTTCCAAGGTGGGAAAACATTATCCGCGAAACACTGAATCGAATTCGGCCAAAGGCAACCACAATAAAATCTTTTAGTGATCCCCCATCTCCATCAAAATTTAGGCCATCTGATGATATCCCAGATATAGAAGAGGAGATGTTGCTTGAAAGTGATAGTGATGTAGGTGAGGAAGTTCATCCATTGAATGAAGAACCCAATGATTTTGATGGAGGTAAGGACAGACCAATCACGGATCAGCAAAACAAATGTTTGAGTTTTGGAGTTTCAGACTGTCCTGGAAGTGTCAAATTAGGCTTGCCAGGAGAAGAGTTACAGAGGCAATTTTCTTCTCCAAAGAGATTGGATAGATTAAATTGTTTGCGGACAGAACAATCAGAAGATCATGTGGAAACATCAGTTTCCCAAAATAGTGGCAAATTAACCAGAATGCTTAGTGGATGTGAAAGAATTGGTTTGAGTTGGCCAGAGCCTCCATTAAACTTGCTATCTCAATGTGTATTAGAGAGACCAAACTCCTTTAGATCGATTAGATCTTTTAGAGCATCCCAGTCTTTCAGGACATATGGTTCTTTCAAGTCAACAAAAAATGAAGTGCCTTCACAGATGGCATTGCTGGCAGAAATTGACCTCGAATCTCTCTTGAAGAGGAAACGAAGATCATCCTATGTGAGGATAGTAAGTAAGCAGATGGTTGGGATTTTCCTCACAATATGGGTCCGTAGGAGCTTGCGTAGACATATTCAGAACTTGAAGGTGTCTACTGTTGGTGTCGGTGTCATGGGCTACATTGGAAACAAG TCTTTCAGATTTCAAGACAGTTCTTCAATCTTCCAGGGATCAATATCTGTCAGCATGTCCATACATCAGacccttttttgttttatatgtaCTCACCTGACATCAGGTGAAAAAGAGGGAGATGAACTAAAAAGAAATGCTGATGTGCGTGAAATACATCGGAGAACACATTTTCATTCGATTTCTGATATTCGACTTCCCAGGACAATCAATGATCATGA aAGAATAATTTGGTTGGGGGATCTCAATTACCGTATAAACCTGTCTTACGAGAAAACAAGAGAATTTATCTCCAAAAAGGAGTGGTCCAAGTTGGTTGAGAAAGACCAG CTTGTACGAGAGCTTAAAAAGGGTCGTGCATTTGATGGATGGTCTGAGGGCACTTTAAATTTTCCACCGacatataaatatgagatcaaTTCAGAGAATTACTATGGAGAGGATCCAAAGGCTGGGAGGCGTACACCAGCATG GTGTGATCGTATTCTTTCATATGGTAAGGGGATGAGGCTACTGAGTTACAGGAGGACTGAGCTTAAACTTTCAGATCACCGACCTGTGACAGCCACTTATATGGCTGATGTTGAGGTGTTTTCTCATAGGAAACTACAGAAGGCACTTACATTAACTGATGCAGAGACTGAAAGTGAAGATGTTATAGCAAATATGGGTATTGATGTTGGAATGAGCTGCTTAAGATTTGGAGAG GACATACCTGATAGGGATCGTTAA
- the LOC109010255 gene encoding type IV inositol polyphosphate 5-phosphatase 3-like isoform X2 codes for MKQRSKHQTELFWPRVVMRKWLNISSKDSDFSADEDDCDIDSGSDSEGEGFRQQERESRLRGNKGDDPQDGLPRSRRRNSETFRAQYIDNEELRICVVTWNVGGKLPPEDLDIDDWLHVNEPADMYVMGLQEIVPLNAGNIFGAEDNRPVPRWENIIRETLNRIRPKATTIKSFSDPPSPSKFRPSDDIPDIEEEMLLESDSDVGEEVHPLNEEPNDFDGGKDRPITDQQNKCLSFGVSDCPGSVKLGLPGEELQRQFSSPKRLDRLNCLRTEQSEDHVETSVSQNSGKLTRMLSGCERIGLSWPEPPLNLLSQCVLERPNSFRSIRSFRASQSFRTYGSFKSTKNEVPSQMALLAEIDLESLLKRKRRSSYVRIVSKQMVGIFLTIWVRRSLRRHIQNLKVSTVGVGVMGYIGNKGSISVSMSIHQTLFCFICTHLTSGEKEGDELKRNADVREIHRRTHFHSISDIRLPRTINDHERIIWLGDLNYRINLSYEKTREFISKKEWSKLVEKDQLVRELKKGRAFDGWSEGTLNFPPTYKYEINSENYYGEDPKAGRRTPAWCDRILSYGKGMRLLSYRRTELKLSDHRPVTATYMADVEVFSHRKLQKALTLTDAETESEDVIANMGIDVGMSCLRFGEDIPDRDR; via the exons ATGAAGCAACGTTCAAAGCACCAAACAGAG CTCTTCTGGCCCAGAGTGGTGATGCGCAAATGGCTCAACATCAGCTCCAAGGACTCCGATTTTAGCGCTGACGAGGACGACTGTGACATCGATTCCGGTTCGGATTCCGAGGGTGAAG GATTTCGTCAACAGGAAAGAGAATCTCGATTGAGGGGCAACAAAGGGGATGATCCTCAAG ATGGTCTTCCAAGGTCAAGAAGAAGAAACTCAGAGACTTTTAGAGCACAGTATATAGACAACGAGGAACTCAG AATATGTGTCGTGACCTGGAATGTTGGAGGGAAGCTTCCACCTGAGGACCTAGATATTGATGATTGGCTACATGTCAACGAGCCAGCTGATATGTATGTGATGGG TCTTCAGGAGATTGTGCCATTAAATGCTGGGAATATTTTTGGTGCTGAAGATAATCGTCCAGTTCCAAGGTGGGAAAACATTATCCGCGAAACACTGAATCGAATTCGGCCAAAGGCAACCACAATAAAATCTTTTAGTGATCCCCCATCTCCATCAAAATTTAGGCCATCTGATGATATCCCAGATATAGAAGAGGAGATGTTGCTTGAAAGTGATAGTGATGTAGGTGAGGAAGTTCATCCATTGAATGAAGAACCCAATGATTTTGATGGAGGTAAGGACAGACCAATCACGGATCAGCAAAACAAATGTTTGAGTTTTGGAGTTTCAGACTGTCCTGGAAGTGTCAAATTAGGCTTGCCAGGAGAAGAGTTACAGAGGCAATTTTCTTCTCCAAAGAGATTGGATAGATTAAATTGTTTGCGGACAGAACAATCAGAAGATCATGTGGAAACATCAGTTTCCCAAAATAGTGGCAAATTAACCAGAATGCTTAGTGGATGTGAAAGAATTGGTTTGAGTTGGCCAGAGCCTCCATTAAACTTGCTATCTCAATGTGTATTAGAGAGACCAAACTCCTTTAGATCGATTAGATCTTTTAGAGCATCCCAGTCTTTCAGGACATATGGTTCTTTCAAGTCAACAAAAAATGAAGTGCCTTCACAGATGGCATTGCTGGCAGAAATTGACCTCGAATCTCTCTTGAAGAGGAAACGAAGATCATCCTATGTGAGGATAGTAAGTAAGCAGATGGTTGGGATTTTCCTCACAATATGGGTCCGTAGGAGCTTGCGTAGACATATTCAGAACTTGAAGGTGTCTACTGTTGGTGTCGGTGTCATGGGCTACATTGGAAACAAG GGATCAATATCTGTCAGCATGTCCATACATCAGacccttttttgttttatatgtaCTCACCTGACATCAGGTGAAAAAGAGGGAGATGAACTAAAAAGAAATGCTGATGTGCGTGAAATACATCGGAGAACACATTTTCATTCGATTTCTGATATTCGACTTCCCAGGACAATCAATGATCATGA aAGAATAATTTGGTTGGGGGATCTCAATTACCGTATAAACCTGTCTTACGAGAAAACAAGAGAATTTATCTCCAAAAAGGAGTGGTCCAAGTTGGTTGAGAAAGACCAG CTTGTACGAGAGCTTAAAAAGGGTCGTGCATTTGATGGATGGTCTGAGGGCACTTTAAATTTTCCACCGacatataaatatgagatcaaTTCAGAGAATTACTATGGAGAGGATCCAAAGGCTGGGAGGCGTACACCAGCATG GTGTGATCGTATTCTTTCATATGGTAAGGGGATGAGGCTACTGAGTTACAGGAGGACTGAGCTTAAACTTTCAGATCACCGACCTGTGACAGCCACTTATATGGCTGATGTTGAGGTGTTTTCTCATAGGAAACTACAGAAGGCACTTACATTAACTGATGCAGAGACTGAAAGTGAAGATGTTATAGCAAATATGGGTATTGATGTTGGAATGAGCTGCTTAAGATTTGGAGAG GACATACCTGATAGGGATCGTTAA
- the LOC109010255 gene encoding type IV inositol polyphosphate 5-phosphatase 3-like isoform X3, with translation MSTYRCILRLLRSYVPTFPNQGSSESLFQPVQTNKILQEIVPLNAGNIFGAEDNRPVPRWENIIRETLNRIRPKATTIKSFSDPPSPSKFRPSDDIPDIEEEMLLESDSDVGEEVHPLNEEPNDFDGGKDRPITDQQNKCLSFGVSDCPGSVKLGLPGEELQRQFSSPKRLDRLNCLRTEQSEDHVETSVSQNSGKLTRMLSGCERIGLSWPEPPLNLLSQCVLERPNSFRSIRSFRASQSFRTYGSFKSTKNEVPSQMALLAEIDLESLLKRKRRSSYVRIVSKQMVGIFLTIWVRRSLRRHIQNLKVSTVGVGVMGYIGNKGSISVSMSIHQTLFCFICTHLTSGEKEGDELKRNADVREIHRRTHFHSISDIRLPRTINDHERIIWLGDLNYRINLSYEKTREFISKKEWSKLVEKDQLVRELKKGRAFDGWSEGTLNFPPTYKYEINSENYYGEDPKAGRRTPAWCDRILSYGKGMRLLSYRRTELKLSDHRPVTATYMADVEVFSHRKLQKALTLTDAETESEDVIANMGIDVGMSCLRFGEDIPDRDR, from the exons ATGTCGACGTATCGATGCATCCTCCGGTTGCTACGTTCCTATGTTCCCACTTTTCCTAACCAAGGATCAAGTGAAAGTCTCTTCCAGCCAGTCCAGACCAACAAGAT TCTTCAGGAGATTGTGCCATTAAATGCTGGGAATATTTTTGGTGCTGAAGATAATCGTCCAGTTCCAAGGTGGGAAAACATTATCCGCGAAACACTGAATCGAATTCGGCCAAAGGCAACCACAATAAAATCTTTTAGTGATCCCCCATCTCCATCAAAATTTAGGCCATCTGATGATATCCCAGATATAGAAGAGGAGATGTTGCTTGAAAGTGATAGTGATGTAGGTGAGGAAGTTCATCCATTGAATGAAGAACCCAATGATTTTGATGGAGGTAAGGACAGACCAATCACGGATCAGCAAAACAAATGTTTGAGTTTTGGAGTTTCAGACTGTCCTGGAAGTGTCAAATTAGGCTTGCCAGGAGAAGAGTTACAGAGGCAATTTTCTTCTCCAAAGAGATTGGATAGATTAAATTGTTTGCGGACAGAACAATCAGAAGATCATGTGGAAACATCAGTTTCCCAAAATAGTGGCAAATTAACCAGAATGCTTAGTGGATGTGAAAGAATTGGTTTGAGTTGGCCAGAGCCTCCATTAAACTTGCTATCTCAATGTGTATTAGAGAGACCAAACTCCTTTAGATCGATTAGATCTTTTAGAGCATCCCAGTCTTTCAGGACATATGGTTCTTTCAAGTCAACAAAAAATGAAGTGCCTTCACAGATGGCATTGCTGGCAGAAATTGACCTCGAATCTCTCTTGAAGAGGAAACGAAGATCATCCTATGTGAGGATAGTAAGTAAGCAGATGGTTGGGATTTTCCTCACAATATGGGTCCGTAGGAGCTTGCGTAGACATATTCAGAACTTGAAGGTGTCTACTGTTGGTGTCGGTGTCATGGGCTACATTGGAAACAAG GGATCAATATCTGTCAGCATGTCCATACATCAGacccttttttgttttatatgtaCTCACCTGACATCAGGTGAAAAAGAGGGAGATGAACTAAAAAGAAATGCTGATGTGCGTGAAATACATCGGAGAACACATTTTCATTCGATTTCTGATATTCGACTTCCCAGGACAATCAATGATCATGA aAGAATAATTTGGTTGGGGGATCTCAATTACCGTATAAACCTGTCTTACGAGAAAACAAGAGAATTTATCTCCAAAAAGGAGTGGTCCAAGTTGGTTGAGAAAGACCAG CTTGTACGAGAGCTTAAAAAGGGTCGTGCATTTGATGGATGGTCTGAGGGCACTTTAAATTTTCCACCGacatataaatatgagatcaaTTCAGAGAATTACTATGGAGAGGATCCAAAGGCTGGGAGGCGTACACCAGCATG GTGTGATCGTATTCTTTCATATGGTAAGGGGATGAGGCTACTGAGTTACAGGAGGACTGAGCTTAAACTTTCAGATCACCGACCTGTGACAGCCACTTATATGGCTGATGTTGAGGTGTTTTCTCATAGGAAACTACAGAAGGCACTTACATTAACTGATGCAGAGACTGAAAGTGAAGATGTTATAGCAAATATGGGTATTGATGTTGGAATGAGCTGCTTAAGATTTGGAGAG GACATACCTGATAGGGATCGTTAA